From the Musa acuminata AAA Group cultivar baxijiao chromosome BXJ3-7, Cavendish_Baxijiao_AAA, whole genome shotgun sequence genome, one window contains:
- the LOC103991872 gene encoding F-box protein KIB4-like, translating into MADWSKLSIDISSLIHGELSVLDCIRVGAVCKQWNFACKLKYHCPTKKPQSPWLVLPGECDTTTIKFFSILEKKTYKIPCPEPMIHRRVYIGSGHGWLVTVDDICNMHLLNPLTGAQIPLPPVTTLPFVSARHNSHGQIIEFVVEVPYGANIISTLVFSFERMRCIFFQKAVLSAAPDVDDNCLIMMICNNWKHLVVGRARGEAWKCISLYHHYTNIIHRKGKFHSISDTGIVEVWEHDGSILRPRIIGSKIRYFLNQFMHYLVESLDGNLLLIVRAQEDIKPSDNFLVFSLDEKEHKWKKVSDLHEQTLFLGYNHSMCLSATNFPELQHNCIYSTNNKLMYYQHGSHDMEIFYLKEKKTQQIYQLERQLNWPPPIWLTPSLS; encoded by the coding sequence atggCGGACTGGTCAAAGCTCTCGATAGATATCTCAAGTCTAATTCATGGTGAACTCTCCGTTCTTGATTGCATACGTGTCGGAGCCGTTTGCAAGCAATGGAACTTTGCCTGCAAGTTAAAGTACCATTGTCCTACGAAGAAGCCACAATCCCCTTGGCTGGTGTTGCCTGGTGAGTGCGATACCACCACCATCAAGTTCTTTTCTATTCTCGAGAAGAAGACATACAAGATTCCATGCCCGGAACCTATGATCCATCGAAGGGTCTATATTGGTTCTGGTCACGGTTGGCTGGTCACCGTGGATGACATCTGCAACATGCACCTTCTAAATCCACTCACCGGTGCCCAGATTCCGCTCCCTCCGGTGACGACCTTACCTTTCGTCAGCGCTCGCCACAATTCCCACGGACAGATCATCGAGTTTGTCGTGGAAGTACCATACGGGGCTAACATAATCTCGACATTGGTGTTCTCCTTCGAGCGCATGCGGTGCATCTTCTTCCAGAAGGCAGTACTCTCTGCAGCTCCTGATGTAGACGACAATTGCTTGATCATGATGATTTGCAATAACTGGAAACATCTGGTCGTTGGTCGAGCTAGAGGCGAGGCTTGGAAGTGCATAAGCTTGTATCATCACTACACTAACATCATTCATCGCAAAGGCAAGTTCCACTCGATCAGTGACACTGGAATAGTTGAGGTATGGGAGCACGATGGATCGATCTTGAGGCCTCGGATCATCGGCTCAAAAATTCGATATTTTTTGAATCAGTTCATGCATTACTTGGTCGAGTCGCTAGACGGTAATCTACTGTTGATCGTTAGGGCCCAAGAAGACATCAAACCTTCTGACAACTTTCTAGTGTTTTCTCTAGACGAGAAAGAACACAAGTGGAAGAAGGTGAGCGACTTACATGAGCAAACATTGTTCTTGGGATACAACCACTCTATGTGCCTCTCGGCTACAAACTTTCCAGAGTTGCAACACAATTGTATCTACTCTACTAATAACAAACTTATGTACTATCAACATGGAAGTCATGACATGGAAATATTTTACTTGAAGGAGAAGAAAACACAACAAATATATCAACTTGAACGTCAATTGAATTGGCCTCCTCCTATTTGGTTGACTCCGAGTCTGTCTTGA
- the LOC135642257 gene encoding uncharacterized protein LOC135642257 produces MEGSSFHELPPSKRFKLLHPHEHSHRSEPYNVKSLPAKKRLDSYHYQPATPPCLPAKKRVWAPHPTFPIDLNSPPLSYDQPLEEKHSKLATEEEEEEAEGEEDDGVICAVCRSTDGDPLDPIVFCDGCDLMVHASCYGSPLINNIPEGDWFCSRCEQEAKEEEKDSSCCLCPVRGGATKPTEDGRWAHIVCALLVPEVFFRDPQGRDGIDCSRVPSRRWNMDCYLCGATGGCAIDCSEPKCKLEFHVGCGLERGLCFEYKERRGAAIVAGFCADHTELWEKQQLTGKFKIVARDDDRQGKKKA; encoded by the exons ATGGAAGGCAGCAGCTTCCACGAATTACCTCCCTCCAAGAGATTCAAGCTTCTTCACCCCCATGAGCACTCCCATCGCTCAGAACCTTACAACGTCAAATCCCTGCCTGCAAAGAAACGGTTGGACTCGTACCATTACCAACCCGCCACCCCACCCTGCCTCCCAGCTAAGAAGAGGGTCTGGGCTCCCCACCCCACTTTCCCTATCGACCTCAACAGCCCCCCGCTCTCCTATGATCAACCGCTCGAAGAAAAGCACAGCAAACTagcaacagaagaagaagaagaagaagcggaggGGGAGGAAGACGATGGGGTCATATGTGCCGTGTGCAGGAGCACCGATGGGGACCCGCTCGACCCAATCGTCTTCTGCGACGGCTGCGATCTCATGGTCCACGCGTCCTGCTACGGCAGCCCCCTGATCAACAACATTCCTGAAGGTGACTGGTTCTGCTCACGATGCGAGCAGGAAGCGAAGGAAGAGGAAAAGGATTCCAGCTGCTGCCTCTGCCCCGTGAGGGGCGGGGCAACGAAGCCCACGGAGGACGGCCGATGGGCTCACATCGTGTGCGCGTTGCTCGTGCCCGAGGTCTTTTTCCGGGATCCTCAAGGCAGGGACGGCATCGATTGCTCCCGGGTCCCCAGCAGGCGGTGGAACATGGACTGCTATCTTTGTGGGGCCACAGGCGGGTGTGCCATCGACTGCTCGGAGCCAAAGTGCAAGTTGGAGTTCCATGTCGGTTGCGGCCTGGAACGGGGACTCTGCTTTGAGTACAAGGAGCGTCGTGGAGCGGCCATCGTTGCAGGATTCTGTGCAGACCATACTGAGCTCTGGGAGAAG CAACAGTTGACTGGAAAGTTCAAGATAGTGGCAAGGGATGATGATCGCCAGGGAAAGAAGAAGGCTTGA